The following proteins come from a genomic window of Hymenobacter canadensis:
- the rpsT gene encoding 30S ribosomal protein S20, producing the protein MANHKSALKRIRSNEAKRVLNRYQAKSTRTAVKKLRATTDASAAQELLKKVSSMLDRLAKKNIIHKNKAANNKSKLAKFVKSLAA; encoded by the coding sequence ATGGCAAATCATAAGTCAGCCCTCAAGCGCATCCGTTCCAACGAAGCTAAGCGCGTGCTGAACCGTTACCAGGCAAAATCTACCCGCACAGCTGTTAAGAAGCTGCGCGCCACCACCGATGCTTCGGCTGCTCAGGAGCTGCTGAAGAAAGTATCGTCGATGCTGGACCGCCTGGCCAAAAAGAACATCATCCACAAGAACAAAGCCGCCAACAATAAGTCGAAGCTGGCTAAGTTCGTGAAGTCGCTGGCCGCCTAA
- a CDS encoding T9SS type A sorting domain-containing protein produces MKHLYQLLLLLSSLTALPATAQNWRPFRPNGDVHAFRGTSADTVLTLRLDSAGVHGTDSVYYFNRIMRRTGSFAWQKARNNQFGQQLRYTPATRTYVLFWDGGPDTGLSLSYALVLKPFARVGDTWSSFFTDYGLTTTLVSRGTMMLDGVQDSVATFRAGNNPGVLVVLSKNNGLVSGPADLRFGVPAARQLTLARRPAPAGLSYYNPLTLLNLQLGDELGYQYTQFTSNPIGCGSGNVLRRILMRQLTADSLTYICQEQSRTVYSGAPGCVPASTTVSPVSRVRMSASLRTGQWRGSSSDRLSPLRAPLLSYAYQQLPFNAVLMGYPVVSNRPGGACSGPAALQTEVLYNRTGIGYTPGLDALNQQTLSAPGVGFVRDLEYQLTYTRRTSSGTLQTCGSRTDFATLLPTRAARAAATFQLYPNPAGSSATLTLAGPARTATTVRLLDALGRTAGTWPLAAGQTAMVLPLQALAAGMYVVEVQAIGERPQHLRLQLEK; encoded by the coding sequence ATGAAACATCTGTACCAATTATTGCTGCTCTTGAGCAGCCTCACAGCCTTGCCCGCCACCGCCCAGAACTGGCGCCCTTTCCGGCCCAACGGCGACGTGCACGCCTTCCGCGGTACCTCTGCGGACACCGTCCTGACCCTGCGACTCGACTCAGCCGGCGTGCACGGCACCGACTCGGTGTACTACTTCAACCGCATCATGCGGCGCACCGGCAGCTTTGCCTGGCAGAAGGCTCGCAACAACCAATTCGGGCAGCAGCTGCGCTACACGCCCGCCACGCGCACCTACGTGCTGTTCTGGGACGGCGGCCCCGATACCGGCCTGAGTCTCAGTTACGCTTTGGTATTGAAGCCGTTTGCCCGCGTTGGTGATACGTGGAGCAGCTTTTTCACCGATTATGGCTTAACCACCACGCTGGTGTCACGCGGCACGATGATGCTTGATGGTGTGCAGGATTCCGTAGCCACTTTTCGGGCCGGCAATAATCCCGGCGTGCTGGTGGTATTGAGCAAAAACAACGGGCTGGTATCGGGACCGGCTGATTTGCGGTTTGGGGTGCCAGCGGCCCGGCAGCTCACCCTGGCCCGCCGCCCCGCACCCGCCGGCCTCAGCTACTACAACCCGCTCACGCTGCTGAATCTGCAGCTAGGCGACGAGCTGGGGTACCAGTACACGCAGTTCACCAGCAATCCAATCGGGTGCGGCAGCGGCAACGTACTGCGCCGCATACTCATGCGTCAGCTCACGGCCGACAGTCTGACCTACATCTGCCAGGAGCAAAGCCGAACGGTGTATAGTGGCGCGCCGGGCTGCGTTCCTGCCAGTACTACCGTTTCGCCCGTATCGCGGGTGCGCATGTCGGCCTCACTGCGCACCGGGCAGTGGCGTGGCAGCAGCAGCGACCGGCTGAGTCCGTTGCGCGCCCCGTTGCTGTCCTACGCTTACCAGCAGTTGCCTTTTAATGCGGTGCTCATGGGCTATCCGGTGGTCAGCAACCGGCCGGGCGGCGCCTGTAGCGGGCCCGCGGCGTTGCAGACAGAAGTGCTGTACAACCGCACCGGTATTGGCTATACGCCAGGGCTGGATGCCCTGAATCAGCAAACCCTGAGCGCACCGGGCGTGGGCTTCGTGCGTGATTTGGAATACCAGCTCACCTATACCCGCCGTACCAGCAGCGGCACCCTGCAGACCTGCGGCTCCCGCACCGATTTCGCCACGCTGCTGCCTACCAGAGCGGCGCGGGCGGCGGCCACGTTCCAGCTCTATCCTAACCCCGCGGGCAGCAGCGCCACGCTCACGCTGGCCGGCCCGGCTCGCACCGCCACCACCGTGCGCCTGCTCGACGCGCTGGGGCGCACGGCCGGCACCTGGCCACTGGCCGCCGGCCAAACCGCCATGGTGCTGCCCCTGCAGGCCCTGGCGGCCGGCATGTACGTAGTGGAGGTACAGGCCATCGGCGAGCGGCCGCAGCACCTGCGCCTGCAGTTGGAAAAGTAG
- the pyk gene encoding pyruvate kinase has translation MEPLPHFNKTKIVATVGPASNTYEKLGMLMREGVDVFRLNFSHGSHEDHLSVINTVRRLNKDMRTNVGLLQDLQGPKIRLGEVEGGAVEIKAGDKIKLVCGEKEITTATRLSTIYLGLARDVKPGDMILIDDGKIELRVLATDRDKEVDVEVIYGGLVKPRKGINLPDSEVSAPSMTEKDIEDLKFGLANDVDWVALSFARRAEDIRFIKGLIAESGKSARVIAKIETPEGLKNLDEIIAIADAVMVARGDLGVEVKMEEVPMAQKLIVEKCNIAGKPVIVATQMMESMITAPRPTRAETSDVANAVLDGADAVMLSAETAVGAYPAEVIRSMVGTILSVETRRESLYHRWHPISPESPTFMVDSVLSAACHLAKNTGAKAITGMTHRGYTAFQIAKYRPKANIFIFTDNRSLLTTLSLIWGVRGFYYDRMVSTDSSVSDIKYALTATGNLNKGDVFINTASMPINEKGKTNMVKVSVA, from the coding sequence ATGGAACCTCTGCCTCATTTTAATAAAACTAAAATCGTAGCCACGGTTGGACCGGCCTCCAACACCTACGAGAAACTAGGCATGCTCATGCGCGAAGGCGTGGACGTATTCCGCCTCAATTTCTCGCACGGCAGCCACGAAGACCACCTGTCGGTTATCAACACGGTGCGCCGCCTCAACAAAGACATGCGCACCAATGTGGGCCTGCTCCAGGACCTGCAGGGCCCCAAAATTCGCCTCGGCGAAGTGGAAGGCGGCGCCGTGGAAATCAAGGCCGGCGACAAGATCAAGCTGGTGTGCGGCGAAAAGGAAATCACCACGGCTACCCGCCTGAGCACCATCTACCTGGGCCTGGCCCGCGACGTGAAGCCCGGCGACATGATCCTCATCGACGACGGCAAGATTGAGCTGCGCGTGCTGGCCACCGACCGCGACAAAGAGGTGGACGTGGAAGTGATTTACGGCGGCCTCGTGAAGCCCCGCAAAGGCATCAACCTGCCCGACTCCGAAGTGTCGGCTCCGAGCATGACCGAGAAGGACATCGAGGACCTGAAATTCGGGCTGGCAAACGACGTGGATTGGGTGGCGCTGTCGTTTGCGCGCCGCGCCGAAGACATCCGCTTCATCAAGGGCCTGATTGCGGAGAGCGGCAAATCGGCCCGCGTGATTGCCAAGATTGAGACGCCGGAAGGCCTCAAAAACCTCGACGAAATCATTGCCATTGCCGACGCCGTGATGGTAGCCCGCGGCGACCTGGGCGTGGAGGTGAAGATGGAAGAGGTGCCGATGGCCCAGAAGCTGATTGTGGAGAAGTGCAACATTGCCGGCAAGCCGGTGATTGTGGCCACGCAGATGATGGAAAGCATGATTACGGCCCCCCGCCCCACCCGGGCCGAAACCAGCGACGTGGCCAACGCCGTCCTCGATGGGGCCGATGCCGTGATGCTGTCGGCGGAAACGGCCGTGGGCGCGTATCCGGCCGAGGTAATCCGCTCGATGGTGGGCACGATTCTGAGCGTGGAAACCCGCCGCGAGTCGCTGTATCACCGCTGGCACCCTATCTCGCCCGAGTCGCCGACGTTCATGGTCGACAGCGTGCTGTCGGCGGCCTGCCACCTGGCCAAGAACACGGGCGCCAAAGCCATTACCGGCATGACGCACCGCGGCTATACGGCTTTCCAGATTGCCAAATACCGCCCCAAGGCCAACATCTTCATCTTCACCGACAACCGCTCTTTGCTCACAACCCTGAGCCTGATCTGGGGTGTGCGCGGCTTCTATTACGACCGAATGGTGAGCACCGACAGCTCGGTTTCGGACATCAAGTACGCCCTGACCGCCACCGGCAACCTCAACAAAGGCGACGTATTCATCAACACCGCCTCCATGCCCATCAACGAGAAAGGCAAGACCAACATGGTGAAAGTAAGCGTAGCCTAA
- a CDS encoding IPExxxVDY family protein has protein sequence MKTLTLDVEYECDFDLFGVVSSSREHTLAWQLNQALRLRLVKQQDLIYDLLHQGRLVISNYLHATEHLTLRLLRNRSIDPSVLKKPFLAPDVKEYDYLIQVNNGSGQLAAEALLAELTTLPVVQYACQFDPNSLKFKENLLF, from the coding sequence ATGAAAACCCTCACGCTGGACGTAGAATATGAGTGCGACTTCGACCTGTTCGGGGTCGTTTCATCGAGCCGGGAGCACACGCTGGCTTGGCAGCTCAACCAGGCGCTGCGCCTGCGCCTAGTCAAGCAGCAGGACCTGATTTACGACCTGCTTCACCAGGGCCGGCTGGTTATCAGCAACTACCTGCACGCCACTGAGCACCTCACCCTACGCCTGCTACGCAACCGCTCCATCGACCCCTCGGTGCTGAAAAAGCCGTTTCTGGCGCCCGATGTCAAGGAATACGATTACCTGATTCAGGTGAATAACGGCAGCGGCCAGCTCGCCGCCGAGGCACTGCTAGCCGAGCTCACTACGCTGCCCGTGGTGCAGTACGCCTGCCAATTCGACCCGAATTCGTTGAAGTTTAAAGAAAATCTGCTCTTTTGA
- a CDS encoding acyl carrier protein, producing MSEIAEKVKAIIIDKLGVEASEVTPEASFTNDLGADSLDTVELIMEFEKEFNVSIPDDQAENIGTVGQAISYLEEHAK from the coding sequence ATGTCTGAAATTGCAGAAAAAGTAAAAGCCATCATCATCGACAAACTGGGCGTAGAAGCGTCGGAAGTAACTCCGGAGGCCTCTTTCACCAACGACCTGGGTGCCGACTCGCTCGACACGGTGGAGCTGATCATGGAGTTTGAAAAAGAATTCAATGTGTCTATCCCCGACGACCAGGCCGAAAACATCGGCACCGTGGGCCAGGCTATCAGCTACCTCGAAGAGCACGCTAAGTAA
- the fabF gene encoding beta-ketoacyl-ACP synthase II translates to MAFRRVVVTGLGAITPLGSTVPAYWEGLRQGISGAAPITRFDASKFKTRFACEVKNYSPDDYFPTKEGRKMDLFTQFAVIASDEAIKDAGLLEGVNKDRVGVIWGSGIGGLKTFQDECFNFAKGDGTPRYNPFFIPKMIADSSSGNISIKNGFRGPNFVTTSACASSSDAIVAAYNYIRLGMADVVVTGGSEAAITEAGVGGFNALKAMSERNDDAETGSRPYDKDRDGFVLGEGAGALILEAYEHAQARGAKIYAEIIGGGLSSDAYHITAPDPTGEGVVLVMQNALRDAGIQPEDVDYINTHGTSTPLGDGAEVKAIQKVFGEHAYKLNISSTKSMTGHLLGGAGGIEAVASILAIQHGIVPPTINHFTDDPELDPKLNFTFNKAQPREVKVAMSNTFGFGGHNTSVVFRKFQE, encoded by the coding sequence ATGGCTTTTCGGAGAGTTGTCGTTACTGGCCTGGGCGCCATCACGCCGCTGGGTAGCACCGTTCCTGCTTACTGGGAAGGGCTGCGCCAAGGCATCAGCGGTGCCGCGCCCATCACCCGTTTCGACGCCAGCAAGTTCAAGACCCGCTTCGCCTGCGAAGTGAAGAACTACAGTCCGGATGACTACTTCCCCACCAAGGAAGGTCGGAAAATGGACTTGTTCACGCAATTTGCCGTTATCGCCAGCGACGAAGCCATCAAGGATGCCGGCTTGCTCGAAGGAGTGAATAAGGACCGGGTGGGCGTTATCTGGGGTTCGGGCATTGGGGGGCTGAAAACCTTCCAGGACGAGTGCTTCAACTTCGCTAAAGGCGACGGCACGCCGCGCTACAACCCGTTCTTCATCCCCAAAATGATTGCCGACAGCTCGTCAGGCAACATTTCCATCAAAAACGGCTTCCGCGGGCCCAACTTCGTGACGACGTCGGCCTGCGCCTCGTCGTCGGATGCTATTGTGGCCGCCTACAATTACATCCGCCTCGGCATGGCCGACGTGGTGGTGACGGGCGGCTCGGAAGCGGCTATTACGGAGGCCGGAGTAGGGGGCTTCAATGCCCTCAAAGCCATGAGCGAGCGGAACGACGATGCCGAAACCGGCTCGCGCCCCTACGACAAAGACCGGGACGGTTTCGTGCTGGGCGAAGGCGCCGGGGCTCTGATTCTGGAAGCCTACGAGCACGCCCAGGCCCGCGGCGCCAAGATCTACGCCGAAATCATCGGCGGCGGTCTGTCGTCGGATGCCTACCACATCACGGCGCCCGACCCTACGGGCGAAGGCGTGGTACTGGTGATGCAGAACGCCTTGCGCGACGCTGGCATTCAGCCCGAAGATGTGGACTATATCAACACCCACGGCACCAGCACGCCCCTCGGCGACGGCGCCGAGGTGAAGGCCATTCAGAAGGTGTTCGGTGAGCACGCCTACAAGCTTAACATCAGCTCCACCAAGAGCATGACCGGCCATTTGCTGGGCGGTGCGGGCGGTATTGAGGCCGTGGCCAGCATTCTGGCCATTCAGCACGGCATCGTGCCCCCCACCATCAACCATTTCACCGACGACCCCGAACTGGACCCCAAGCTGAACTTCACGTTCAACAAGGCCCAGCCGCGCGAGGTGAAGGTGGCCATGAGCAACACCTTCGGCTTTGGCGGGCACAACACGTCGGTGGTGTTCCGCAAGTTTCAGGAGTAG
- the rnc gene encoding ribonuclease III encodes MAFTHSSVVKQQATAAGRHQSNERLEFLGDAVLGTVVAEYLFRKFPYEQEGFLTEMRSRIVNRESLNALALKLGLDKLVQLDPGQGRAARSRSVNGNALEALVGAVYLDQGYKAARKFVLSRLVKPFVDVKSLTETTANFKSKLIEWAQRNGKAIRYDLNGEARPGGVMEFTASVVLDDEVVATGMGLSKKQAEQLAAERALAALGV; translated from the coding sequence TTGGCCTTTACCCATTCGTCGGTGGTGAAGCAGCAGGCCACGGCCGCTGGGCGCCACCAAAGCAACGAGCGACTGGAGTTTCTGGGGGATGCCGTGCTGGGCACAGTGGTGGCCGAATACCTGTTTCGGAAGTTTCCGTACGAGCAGGAAGGTTTCCTGACTGAGATGCGCAGCCGCATCGTGAACCGGGAAAGCCTTAACGCCCTGGCCCTCAAGTTGGGCCTTGATAAGCTGGTGCAGCTGGACCCCGGCCAGGGCCGCGCCGCCCGCTCGCGCTCCGTGAACGGCAACGCCCTGGAGGCGCTGGTGGGCGCCGTGTACCTCGACCAGGGCTACAAGGCGGCCCGTAAATTTGTGCTCAGCCGCCTCGTGAAGCCTTTTGTGGACGTGAAATCCCTCACCGAAACGACGGCCAACTTCAAGAGCAAGCTCATTGAGTGGGCCCAGCGCAACGGCAAAGCCATCCGCTACGACCTCAACGGTGAGGCCCGCCCCGGCGGCGTGATGGAGTTTACGGCCTCTGTGGTGCTCGACGACGAAGTGGTGGCTACCGGCATGGGCCTGAGTAAAAAGCAGGCCGAGCAGCTGGCCGCCGAGCGGGCGCTGGCAGCGCTGGGCGTGTAG
- the nadE gene encoding NAD(+) synthase encodes MRIAGAALNQIPFDWTHNLRTIREAIEQAKAAGVELLCLPELCLTGYGCEDLFLSEWLPEAALAHLQQIRPWTEGICVVVGLPIRLNQRTYNTAAVLRDGQILGFAAKQFLANDGVHYEPRFFAPWPAGETTAVQWEGEEWTLGDLTFEHQGVKFGFEICEDAWRPNDVRPACRLMGRVDLIVNPSASHFAMSKTDVRYHLVTEASRTFNCTYLYANLLGNEAGRITYDGEILVARNGHLLLRNQLLSFKEVDMEYVDVDFSAPLAPAADIAPLPAPDEYRELNQALSLALFDYLRKARSRGFVLSLSGGADSCLCAVAVAEMVRLGTAELGTAEFMRRAGCFTAEEIAQLAGSVTAVADQDAPGPNDASASTPDNEQRAANRAITRRLLTCAYQGTVNSSDDTFNSAQELAESIGAVFHNWEIDAEVSGYVGKIEHALGRDLTWQTDDLALQNIQARVRAPAIWLLANVQNCLLITTSNRSEASVGYCTMDGDTAGSISPIAGVDKDFVKKWLRWAETELNYPALRHVNSLQPTAELRPLEDKQTDERDLMPYVLLNRIERLAFYDRLAPKQVLATLRHEDPAADPEQLKTYVKRFYSLWSRNQWKRERYAPSFHLDDYNVDPRSWLRFPILSGGYTEELNAL; translated from the coding sequence ATGCGAATAGCCGGCGCCGCCCTCAACCAGATACCGTTTGACTGGACCCACAACCTGCGCACCATCCGCGAGGCCATCGAGCAGGCTAAAGCGGCTGGCGTGGAGCTGCTGTGTTTGCCGGAGCTGTGCCTCACCGGCTACGGCTGCGAAGACCTGTTTCTGAGTGAGTGGCTGCCTGAAGCCGCGCTAGCCCACCTGCAGCAGATCCGGCCCTGGACCGAGGGCATCTGCGTGGTGGTGGGGCTGCCCATTCGGCTCAACCAGCGCACCTACAACACGGCCGCCGTGCTGCGCGACGGGCAGATTCTGGGCTTTGCGGCCAAGCAGTTTCTGGCCAACGACGGCGTGCACTACGAGCCCCGCTTCTTTGCGCCCTGGCCGGCCGGCGAAACCACCGCCGTGCAGTGGGAAGGGGAGGAGTGGACGCTGGGCGACCTAACGTTTGAGCACCAGGGCGTGAAGTTCGGGTTTGAAATCTGCGAGGATGCGTGGCGGCCCAACGACGTGCGGCCCGCCTGCCGCCTGATGGGCCGCGTAGATCTGATTGTGAACCCCTCAGCCAGCCACTTCGCCATGAGCAAGACCGATGTGCGCTATCACCTCGTGACGGAGGCCTCGCGCACGTTCAATTGCACCTACCTCTACGCCAACCTGCTCGGCAACGAGGCCGGCCGCATCACCTACGACGGTGAGATTCTGGTGGCTCGCAATGGCCACCTGCTGCTGCGTAACCAGTTGCTCAGCTTCAAGGAAGTGGACATGGAATACGTGGACGTGGATTTCAGCGCGCCGCTGGCCCCGGCCGCCGACATAGCACCCCTGCCCGCTCCTGATGAGTACCGCGAGCTGAACCAGGCCCTGAGCCTGGCCCTGTTCGACTATTTGCGCAAGGCCCGCAGCCGGGGCTTCGTGCTGAGCCTCAGCGGCGGCGCCGACTCCTGCCTGTGCGCCGTGGCGGTGGCCGAAATGGTGCGCCTGGGCACGGCGGAGCTGGGTACGGCCGAGTTCATGCGCCGCGCCGGCTGCTTTACCGCGGAGGAAATAGCCCAGCTGGCCGGCTCCGTAACGGCCGTAGCCGACCAGGATGCGCCGGGCCCCAACGACGCCTCGGCGTCGACTCCAGACAACGAGCAACGCGCCGCGAACCGCGCAATCACGCGCCGTTTGCTCACCTGTGCCTACCAGGGCACCGTCAACTCCTCCGACGACACGTTCAACTCGGCGCAGGAGCTGGCGGAGTCTATCGGGGCCGTGTTTCACAACTGGGAAATTGACGCGGAAGTGAGCGGCTACGTGGGCAAGATCGAGCACGCGCTGGGCCGTGACCTGACCTGGCAGACCGATGACCTGGCGTTGCAGAACATTCAGGCGCGGGTGCGGGCCCCGGCCATCTGGCTGCTGGCCAACGTGCAGAACTGCCTGCTCATCACCACATCCAATCGCTCGGAGGCCAGCGTGGGCTACTGCACCATGGACGGCGACACGGCCGGCAGCATCTCGCCTATTGCGGGCGTCGACAAGGACTTCGTGAAAAAGTGGCTGCGCTGGGCCGAAACCGAGCTGAACTACCCGGCTTTGCGCCACGTGAACAGCCTGCAGCCCACCGCCGAGCTGCGCCCCCTCGAAGACAAGCAGACCGACGAGCGGGACCTGATGCCCTACGTGCTGCTCAACCGCATCGAGCGGCTGGCTTTCTACGACCGGCTGGCGCCCAAGCAGGTGCTGGCCACCCTGCGCCACGAAGACCCCGCCGCCGACCCCGAGCAGCTGAAAACCTACGTGAAGCGCTTCTACAGCCTCTGGAGCCGCAACCAATGGAAGCGCGAGCGGTACGCCCCCAGCTTCCACCTCGACGACTACAACGTAGATCCGCGCTCTTGGCTGCGCTTCCCCATCCTGAGCGGCGGCTATACCGAGGAGCTGAACGCACTATAG
- a CDS encoding RNA polymerase sigma factor — MYTLPLPAPPGVLSPALCAAVSPDAELVAQLQQGSEAAFRTLVERYQNRIYRTVLALLQSPEEAEDVAQEVFVEVYQTIGRFRGEAALSTWLYRLATSRALKHRQRARARKRFAYFTSLLGFDNQVLHEPPDHAHPQAQLEGQQQLALLLAHIARLPGQQQVAFTLRHEQELSYDEIAAVLNTTVSAVESLLFRARKTLRHHLSLRHD, encoded by the coding sequence GTGTATACTCTTCCGCTGCCTGCTCCTCCCGGCGTTCTGTCTCCCGCGCTCTGCGCTGCCGTCTCGCCCGATGCCGAGTTGGTAGCGCAGCTGCAGCAGGGCAGCGAGGCGGCGTTTCGGACGCTGGTGGAGCGCTACCAAAACCGGATCTACCGCACGGTGCTGGCGCTGCTGCAGTCGCCGGAAGAGGCCGAAGACGTGGCGCAGGAGGTGTTTGTGGAAGTCTACCAAACCATCGGGCGGTTTCGGGGCGAAGCGGCGCTGAGCACTTGGCTCTACCGGCTGGCTACCTCGCGGGCGCTCAAGCACCGGCAGCGGGCCCGCGCCCGGAAGCGCTTCGCCTACTTCACCAGCCTGCTGGGTTTCGACAACCAGGTGCTGCACGAGCCGCCCGACCATGCGCACCCGCAGGCGCAGCTGGAAGGCCAGCAGCAGCTGGCGCTGCTACTAGCGCACATTGCCCGGCTGCCCGGCCAGCAGCAGGTGGCGTTTACCCTGCGCCACGAGCAGGAGCTGAGCTACGATGAAATAGCCGCGGTGCTCAACACCACCGTGTCGGCCGTGGAATCCCTGCTGTTCCGGGCCCGCAAAACCCTTCGCCACCATCTTTCCCTGCGCCATGACTGA
- the lgt gene encoding prolipoprotein diacylglyceryl transferase produces the protein MLSFLSYITWTADPILAKIGPLTLRWYGLLFMSGFVLGTFVLSHIYKSERVSPRWVDVITIYMLVGTILGARLGHVLFYDPSYYLTSEHFLEIFKIWEGGLASHGATLGILLATWLFARNNKFDYLWVLDRIVIVVALGGCMIRIGNLMNSEIIGRVTDVPWAFKFARYNEIHGGNSNIPFELRHPTQIYEALFCIVLLVLLYFMWNRTKERTPRGQLFGLFVVLLFSFRVLVEFLKENQEAFEDRLPLNMGQLLSLPLIIMGLWVLLRAGKDPKNPYGHAPRDLEADEAPDQKAVKV, from the coding sequence ATGCTTTCTTTTCTCTCCTACATCACCTGGACCGCTGACCCGATTCTGGCCAAAATAGGGCCGCTCACGCTGCGCTGGTACGGGCTGCTGTTCATGTCGGGCTTCGTGCTGGGCACGTTTGTGCTGTCGCACATCTACAAGTCGGAGCGGGTGTCGCCGCGCTGGGTGGATGTCATTACCATCTACATGCTGGTGGGCACCATTCTGGGCGCCCGGCTGGGCCACGTGCTGTTCTACGACCCCAGCTACTACCTCACCAGCGAGCATTTTCTGGAGATTTTCAAGATCTGGGAAGGCGGCCTGGCCAGCCACGGCGCCACGCTGGGCATCCTGCTGGCTACCTGGCTGTTTGCCCGCAACAACAAGTTCGACTACCTCTGGGTACTCGACCGGATTGTGATTGTGGTGGCGCTGGGCGGCTGCATGATCCGCATCGGCAACCTGATGAACTCGGAAATCATCGGCCGCGTCACGGACGTGCCGTGGGCATTCAAGTTTGCGCGCTACAACGAAATCCACGGCGGCAACAGCAACATTCCGTTTGAGTTGCGCCACCCCACCCAGATCTACGAGGCGCTGTTCTGCATCGTGCTGCTGGTGCTGCTGTACTTCATGTGGAACCGCACCAAGGAGCGCACGCCGCGCGGGCAGCTGTTTGGCCTGTTTGTGGTGCTGCTGTTCTCGTTCCGGGTGCTGGTGGAGTTCCTAAAGGAAAACCAGGAAGCCTTTGAAGACCGGCTGCCACTGAACATGGGCCAGCTGCTGAGCTTGCCCCTGATTATAATGGGCCTGTGGGTGCTGCTGCGCGCCGGCAAAGACCCCAAGAACCCCTACGGCCACGCCCCGCGCGACCTGGAAGCCGACGAAGCCCCCGACCAAAAGGCCGTCAAAGTATAG
- the yidD gene encoding membrane protein insertion efficiency factor YidD, giving the protein MSAVFRQLLLGLLWVYRHLISPLTPASCRYTPTCSAYAVQAIEKHGPWRGGRLALRRIARCHPWGGHGHDPVP; this is encoded by the coding sequence ATGTCTGCCGTCTTCCGCCAGCTACTGCTGGGTTTGCTCTGGGTGTACCGCCACCTGATTTCGCCGCTCACGCCGGCCAGCTGCCGCTACACGCCCACCTGCTCGGCCTACGCCGTGCAGGCCATCGAAAAGCACGGACCCTGGCGGGGCGGGCGGCTGGCGCTACGCCGCATAGCCCGCTGCCACCCTTGGGGCGGCCACGGCCACGACCCGGTGCCGTGA